The proteins below are encoded in one region of Candidatus Thiodiazotropha sp. LNASS1:
- a CDS encoding NAD(P)H-dependent glycerol-3-phosphate dehydrogenase — MDEPNNTAIAVLGAGSWGTALAILLSGNGHRVSLWGHLQEEIEALIRDRENKQYLPGVGFPPMLHPEIELHKALHGASEILIAVPSHAFQSVASNIAPLLQAQPGITWATKGFEPGTQQLLSEVAAERLPGRELAVISGPTFAGEVARGLPTAVTVAATTTEHAERIAELLHAPWFRAYTSDDLIGVQVGGASKNVLAIAAGIADGLGFGANTRAALITRGLTEIMRLGLKLGGRQETFMGLAGLGDLVLTCTDNQSRNRRMGLALAEGLSMERARLSIGQEVEGVHAAQEVYALSQRHGVEMPISEQVYRVLYEGLAPKEAVHNLLERRQKAEGL; from the coding sequence ATGGATGAGCCGAATAATACAGCCATCGCGGTACTCGGGGCCGGATCCTGGGGAACAGCCCTGGCGATACTGCTCAGCGGCAACGGCCACAGGGTCAGCCTATGGGGTCATCTGCAAGAGGAGATCGAGGCGCTGATCCGGGACCGGGAAAACAAGCAATACCTCCCGGGGGTTGGGTTTCCACCAATGCTTCATCCTGAAATCGAACTGCACAAGGCCTTACACGGCGCTTCAGAGATCCTTATCGCCGTACCCAGCCACGCCTTTCAAAGCGTTGCCTCCAACATAGCCCCCTTGCTGCAGGCCCAGCCCGGTATCACCTGGGCAACCAAGGGTTTTGAGCCGGGAACGCAACAACTTTTGAGCGAGGTGGCCGCCGAACGGCTGCCCGGACGAGAGCTGGCTGTCATCTCCGGACCGACCTTCGCCGGCGAGGTGGCGAGGGGATTACCCACCGCTGTCACTGTTGCGGCCACCACAACAGAACACGCGGAACGCATTGCCGAACTCCTCCACGCCCCCTGGTTTCGTGCCTATACAAGCGATGACCTGATCGGGGTACAGGTGGGCGGCGCCAGCAAAAACGTCCTCGCCATTGCGGCCGGTATCGCCGACGGACTCGGCTTTGGCGCCAACACCAGGGCTGCATTGATCACGCGCGGGTTGACTGAGATCATGCGGCTGGGCCTCAAACTCGGCGGCAGGCAGGAGACCTTCATGGGGCTTGCCGGACTGGGTGATCTGGTATTGACCTGCACCGACAACCAATCCCGTAATCGCCGCATGGGCCTGGCCCTTGCCGAGGGTCTTTCCATGGAAAGGGCCCGGTTGAGTATCGGGCAGGAAGTGGAAGGGGTACACGCCGCCCAGGAGGTCTACGCCCTGTCACAGAGACATGGTGTGGAGATGCCGATATCCGAGCAGGTCTATCGGGTGCTGTATGAGGGATTGGCGCCTAAAGAGGCCGTGCACAATCTGCTGGAGAGGCGGCAAAAGGCCGAGGGTCTGTAA
- a CDS encoding rhodanese-like domain-containing protein: protein MQQLIEFTMNHWILVLTFVVVAGFLIFNLLVGDKNAVDPVAATELINHQDAVVVDVRPAADFNKGHIINAISIPSNGFANQIGALNKYKEKPIIISCRSGAQSSAATGQLKKAGFEQVYNLKGGILAWQSANLPITRKSK, encoded by the coding sequence ATGCAACAGCTCATCGAATTCACGATGAATCACTGGATACTCGTCCTTACGTTTGTCGTAGTGGCCGGATTCCTGATATTCAACCTGCTTGTCGGTGACAAAAACGCCGTCGATCCCGTCGCCGCCACTGAGTTGATCAACCATCAGGATGCCGTGGTGGTGGATGTAAGACCGGCAGCCGACTTCAACAAGGGCCATATCATCAATGCGATCAGCATACCCAGTAACGGCTTCGCCAATCAGATAGGTGCGCTCAATAAATACAAGGAGAAACCGATAATTATCAGCTGTCGCTCCGGCGCCCAGTCATCGGCCGCCACTGGGCAACTGAAAAAAGCCGGATTCGAACAAGTTTACAACCTGAAAGGGGGTATACTTGCCTGGCAAAGTGCGAATCTTCCCATTACCCGGAAATCCAAGTAG
- the gpmI gene encoding 2,3-bisphosphoglycerate-independent phosphoglycerate mutase, translating to MTERPKPVALIILDGWGYSEDTEANAIDNAVTPVWDRLWREQPHTLINTSGASVGLPGGQMGNSEVGHLNLGAGRVVYQEFTRVSRSIRTGSFFTNETLTEAVDKAIARQKSIHIMGLLSPGGVHSHEDHIHAMIKLAVERRAQHVYLHAFLDGRDTPPKSAEASIIAANTVFAELGRGRIATLTGRYYAMDRDNRWDRTEEAYDLLVAGKANYQVEDARQGLLDAYERGESDEFVKTTAIVPAGEEPVTIGDGDVVFFLNYRADRARQLTSAFVEEDFVGFQRKQSPSLGEFVSLTRYHKRFEIPVAFPPEKLRNVFGETISKQGLRQLRLAETEKYAHVTFFFNGGRERPFEGEERILVPSPKVATYDLKPEMSAEEVTDHLVAAIGDDKHDVIICNFANSDMVGHTGKYEAAKLAIETLDHCLGRVLKAIRLAGGELLITADHGNSEQMEDHENHQPHTAHTTNPVPLVYVGRGNAELLEGGALCDISPTLLKIMGLAQPDEMQGHPLINFTREV from the coding sequence ATGACGGAGAGACCCAAACCGGTTGCCCTGATCATCCTTGATGGCTGGGGTTATAGCGAGGACACAGAAGCCAACGCCATTGACAATGCAGTTACGCCGGTTTGGGATCGCCTTTGGCGTGAGCAGCCTCACACCCTTATCAATACCTCCGGGGCCTCTGTCGGTCTCCCGGGAGGGCAGATGGGCAACTCGGAAGTGGGTCATCTCAACCTGGGGGCTGGACGGGTGGTCTACCAGGAGTTTACCAGGGTCAGCCGCTCGATCAGGACGGGCTCCTTTTTCACTAACGAGACCCTGACTGAAGCGGTCGATAAGGCAATTGCCAGGCAAAAGTCGATACATATCATGGGGCTCCTCTCTCCCGGTGGCGTACATAGCCACGAGGATCATATTCATGCCATGATCAAGCTGGCCGTTGAGCGGAGGGCGCAACACGTCTATCTGCATGCCTTTCTGGATGGAAGGGATACCCCGCCAAAGAGTGCCGAGGCTTCGATCATTGCGGCAAACACTGTTTTTGCCGAATTGGGCAGAGGACGGATCGCAACCCTTACCGGTCGCTACTACGCCATGGATCGAGACAACCGCTGGGATCGAACCGAAGAGGCCTACGATTTGCTTGTGGCGGGTAAGGCTAACTATCAGGTGGAAGATGCCCGACAAGGTCTGCTTGATGCCTATGAACGGGGAGAGAGCGATGAGTTTGTCAAGACTACTGCAATCGTGCCTGCCGGGGAGGAACCGGTAACCATAGGCGATGGCGATGTGGTGTTTTTCCTCAACTACCGCGCAGACCGGGCCCGTCAGTTGACCAGCGCCTTCGTCGAGGAGGACTTTGTGGGTTTCCAACGCAAGCAAAGTCCCAGCCTGGGTGAGTTCGTCAGTCTCACCCGCTACCACAAACGCTTCGAGATACCGGTCGCATTCCCTCCGGAAAAGTTGCGTAATGTATTCGGTGAAACCATCTCCAAGCAGGGGTTGCGCCAATTGCGACTGGCCGAGACGGAGAAATATGCCCATGTCACCTTCTTCTTCAATGGCGGTCGTGAGCGGCCGTTTGAGGGGGAGGAGCGTATCCTGGTGCCGTCGCCGAAGGTGGCGACCTATGATCTGAAGCCTGAAATGAGCGCCGAGGAGGTCACCGATCATCTGGTGGCGGCGATTGGTGATGACAAACATGATGTCATCATCTGCAATTTCGCCAACAGTGACATGGTTGGGCACACCGGGAAATATGAGGCGGCAAAACTCGCCATCGAGACCCTGGATCATTGTCTGGGCAGGGTTTTGAAGGCCATCCGTCTGGCAGGCGGCGAACTGCTGATCACTGCGGATCACGGTAATTCCGAACAGATGGAAGACCATGAAAACCATCAGCCGCACACGGCGCATACAACCAATCCGGTACCGTTGGTCTATGTTGGTCGAGGCAATGCGGAACTGCTGGAGGGCGGCGCCTTGTGCGATATATCGCCAACGCTGCTGAAAATCATGGGACTGGCTCAACCTGATGAGATGCAAGGTCATCCATTGATTAACTTTACGCGGGAGGTTTGA
- a CDS encoding S41 family peptidase: protein MIRVVRQASLRGLGLIIVCVSLSLTAFQTMAKEELESLPLQQLRTFADIFGRIKANYVEPVEDEVLLENAIRGMVSGLDPHSNYLDADDYKELQVGTKGEFGGLGIEVGMEDGFVKVISPIDDTPAQRAGVRSGDLIVRLDDTPVKGLSLNEAVALMRGKPGTSLELTIVRKGEEKPLKIIVVRDIIRVVSIKSRLLDERFAYLRISQFQTNTTSDMLKSLDRLKGEVEGSLLGMVLDLRNNPGGVLNAAVSVSDAFLESGLIVYTEGRENDSQLRFEAAPDDVLDGAPIVVLVNEGSASASEIVAGALQDQNRAVIMGSRTFGKGSVQTIIPITDTAAVKLTTARYFTPSGRSIQAEGIEPDIELEDLTVSKAEDSQVKPIKESNLSGHLLNGNGNGNGKGPEKSEDNKESQADENRDMVKKDYQLGEALNLLKGLAILRSKKTTS from the coding sequence ATGATAAGAGTAGTAAGACAAGCTTCTCTGCGAGGCCTTGGTCTGATCATAGTTTGTGTCAGTCTCTCACTGACCGCATTTCAGACAATGGCGAAAGAGGAGCTGGAGAGCCTGCCCCTGCAACAGCTGCGTACATTTGCCGATATCTTCGGGCGCATCAAGGCCAACTATGTGGAGCCGGTTGAGGACGAGGTGCTATTGGAGAACGCGATTCGCGGCATGGTCTCCGGTCTCGATCCTCATTCCAACTATCTGGATGCGGATGATTATAAAGAGTTGCAGGTGGGCACCAAGGGTGAATTCGGCGGCCTGGGTATCGAAGTGGGCATGGAAGACGGCTTCGTCAAAGTGATCTCCCCCATTGACGACACCCCCGCTCAGCGTGCCGGGGTCCGCAGCGGTGACCTGATTGTTCGCCTCGATGACACCCCGGTCAAAGGGCTCAGCTTGAACGAAGCGGTCGCTCTGATGCGCGGGAAACCCGGCACCTCGCTCGAATTGACCATCGTGCGTAAGGGGGAAGAGAAGCCGCTCAAGATTATCGTGGTGCGCGACATCATCCGGGTCGTCAGTATCAAGAGCCGTCTTCTGGATGAACGTTTTGCCTATCTGCGCATATCCCAGTTCCAGACAAATACCACCAGTGACATGCTGAAATCCCTGGACAGACTGAAAGGGGAAGTGGAGGGGTCACTGCTGGGCATGGTGTTGGATTTGAGGAACAATCCTGGCGGGGTATTGAATGCAGCCGTTTCCGTCAGCGATGCCTTTCTGGAGTCCGGATTGATTGTCTACACGGAGGGGAGAGAGAACGATTCCCAGCTACGCTTCGAAGCGGCGCCGGATGATGTCCTCGATGGCGCACCGATTGTGGTTCTGGTGAATGAAGGCTCGGCGTCGGCCTCGGAGATCGTGGCGGGCGCACTGCAGGATCAGAATCGCGCCGTCATCATGGGTAGCCGCACCTTCGGCAAGGGCTCGGTTCAGACCATCATTCCCATTACCGACACTGCCGCGGTCAAGTTGACGACCGCAAGATACTTCACCCCTTCCGGGCGTTCGATCCAGGCGGAGGGGATTGAACCCGACATCGAACTGGAGGACCTGACCGTTTCGAAAGCGGAGGATAGCCAGGTCAAGCCGATCAAGGAGTCAAATCTTTCCGGTCATCTTCTCAATGGAAATGGAAATGGAAATGGGAAAGGGCCGGAAAAGAGTGAAGACAATAAAGAGAGTCAGGCCGATGAGAACCGGGATATGGTCAAGAAAGACTATCAGTTGGGTGAGGCGCTGAACCTGCTCAAGGGTCTGGCCATTCTGCGTAGCAAGAAAACCACCAGTTGA
- a CDS encoding murein hydrolase activator EnvC codes for MGRASGLMVLLLGLMLSLLSHPIIAEESEQEARTKLEQVKKRIQSLQKQLRSTHGKWEQQSQALQNTEKQIGDFARRIRVTEQSLNRQKRRLAGLESERADARLHLDQHRASLERQLRAGYAMGRQEKLKILLNQQDPAVVSRIMVYYDYFNSARVQQMNTIKESLRHLRSIEREIAQEEQRLQQLLSKNQNQKRQLEAARTGRKKIIASLNKRLKDKGEELDGLKSDEKQLRSLLAQIQQALSDIPLDSTAHVPFNSRKGKLPWPSRGRLVARFGSERQVGKLKWDGVLIAAPEGQEVRAIHHGRVAFADWLRGFGLLLIIDHGDGYMSLYGHNQSLFKETGEWVEPGEVVAQVGNSGGRTSSGVYFGIRHNGQPKNPIQWCQRIKGRKIAGWGRKIRQKELSFYAITHTFQGSTPVMPLGIGQTAVQPLS; via the coding sequence ATGGGGCGGGCGAGTGGCCTGATGGTCCTCTTATTGGGATTGATGCTTAGCCTCTTATCCCACCCCATTATCGCAGAGGAGTCCGAGCAAGAGGCCAGAACCAAACTGGAGCAGGTAAAAAAACGCATCCAATCCCTGCAGAAACAGTTACGCTCTACCCATGGCAAGTGGGAGCAACAAAGCCAGGCCCTGCAAAATACAGAAAAGCAGATTGGTGACTTCGCCCGCCGAATCCGGGTGACGGAACAGAGTTTGAACCGACAGAAGCGCCGTCTTGCCGGGCTTGAAAGTGAGCGTGCCGATGCACGCCTTCACCTGGATCAGCACCGTGCCTCGCTTGAGCGGCAGCTACGCGCGGGCTATGCCATGGGGCGGCAGGAAAAGTTGAAAATACTGCTCAATCAGCAGGATCCCGCAGTAGTCAGTCGTATTATGGTGTACTACGATTATTTCAACTCGGCTCGAGTGCAGCAGATGAACACAATTAAAGAGAGTCTGCGCCATCTACGGAGCATCGAGCGGGAGATAGCTCAGGAGGAGCAGCGTTTGCAACAGCTGCTGTCGAAGAACCAAAACCAGAAACGACAGCTTGAAGCGGCCAGGACCGGACGAAAGAAGATCATCGCGAGTCTTAACAAGCGCTTGAAGGACAAAGGGGAAGAGCTGGATGGTCTCAAGTCGGATGAGAAGCAACTTCGGTCGCTGCTTGCGCAGATCCAGCAGGCGCTCTCCGACATCCCCCTCGACTCCACCGCTCATGTCCCCTTCAACTCCCGTAAAGGTAAACTGCCCTGGCCCTCTCGCGGCAGGCTGGTGGCGCGCTTCGGGTCGGAGCGGCAGGTAGGTAAACTCAAGTGGGACGGGGTGCTCATCGCAGCCCCGGAAGGGCAGGAGGTTCGCGCCATTCACCACGGCAGGGTCGCCTTCGCCGATTGGCTGCGGGGTTTCGGGTTGTTGCTGATCATCGATCATGGCGACGGTTACATGAGCCTGTATGGCCACAACCAGAGCCTCTTCAAAGAGACGGGCGAGTGGGTTGAGCCGGGAGAGGTGGTGGCCCAGGTGGGCAACAGTGGCGGTCGGACATCATCCGGGGTCTATTTCGGCATCAGACACAATGGACAGCCGAAAAACCCGATCCAGTGGTGCCAGCGCATAAAAGGCAGAAAAATTGCCGGTTGGGGACGTAAAATCAGACAAAAGGAACTATCTTTTTATGCAATCACTCACACTTTTCAAGGGTCAACGCCAGTGATGCCTTTGGGTATTGGACAAACTGCCGTACAACCATTGAGCTAG
- a CDS encoding dihydroorotate dehydrogenase, which yields MNNSGPSTLQTAFCGLKFNSPIVLLSGCVGFGEEYTRVSGFSNRDAGAVCLKGTTLEPRLGNQPHRVYETPDGMLNAIGLQNPGVDHVIDEILPSLDFTETRFIANVSGSTVEEYFEVTRRFDDSPIDAIEINISCPNVKQGGVAFGNDPAMSARVVEACRKATRKPLITKLSPNQTDIAANAKGCIEAGSDAFAVINTLMGMAIDIDSRTPLIGNNQGGLSGPAIKPVALLKVHQVYQVCRDHNIPIIGQGGIASAEDALEFMIAGASAVGVGTALFYNPLICKTINTGIMRYMERHKLQSVDQLVGTLQLNQQPTAKCGC from the coding sequence ATGAACAATAGCGGCCCTTCAACCCTGCAGACTGCGTTCTGTGGACTTAAATTCAATTCACCCATTGTACTGCTCTCAGGATGTGTCGGTTTCGGCGAAGAGTACACAAGGGTGAGCGGTTTCAGCAATCGGGATGCCGGCGCCGTCTGCCTCAAAGGGACCACCCTGGAGCCACGCCTGGGCAATCAGCCCCATCGAGTCTATGAAACACCGGATGGCATGTTGAATGCAATCGGACTACAGAATCCCGGTGTCGATCATGTCATCGATGAGATTCTTCCCTCCCTCGATTTCACCGAGACCCGTTTCATCGCCAACGTCTCGGGCTCCACGGTGGAAGAGTATTTTGAAGTCACCCGGCGTTTCGACGACTCACCCATCGATGCCATAGAGATCAATATCTCCTGTCCCAACGTCAAGCAGGGTGGTGTCGCTTTCGGTAACGATCCGGCGATGTCGGCACGCGTGGTGGAGGCTTGCAGAAAGGCGACACGCAAGCCACTGATCACAAAACTCTCCCCCAATCAGACGGATATAGCTGCCAATGCAAAAGGGTGTATTGAGGCGGGCAGTGACGCCTTCGCCGTCATCAACACCCTGATGGGCATGGCTATCGATATCGATAGCCGTACCCCTCTGATAGGCAATAACCAGGGCGGCCTTTCCGGGCCGGCGATAAAACCGGTGGCGCTGCTGAAGGTCCATCAGGTCTATCAGGTCTGCCGCGATCACAATATTCCGATCATCGGCCAGGGGGGGATCGCTTCGGCAGAGGATGCCCTTGAGTTCATGATCGCAGGTGCCAGTGCTGTTGGTGTGGGCACAGCCCTTTTTTATAATCCGTTAATTTGTAAAACTATCAATACTGGGATAATGCGCTATATGGAACGCCACAAACTGCAGTCAGTCGATCAACTCGTCGGGACACTGCAGTTGAACCAACAACCGACCGCAAAATGTGGTTGCTGA
- a CDS encoding tRNA (cytidine(34)-2'-O)-methyltransferase: MFHVVLYEPEIPPNTGNIIRLCANSGSKLHLIHPLGFDLDDKRLRRAGLDYREWADVGEYETIEAFMERIAPKNLYACTTKAQRCYADVAFLPGDALLFGPESRGLPANVLGGLEPTQRIRIPMLPHSRSLNLSNAVSLILYEAWRQAGFEGGV, encoded by the coding sequence GTGTTCCATGTTGTGCTCTACGAGCCGGAAATTCCACCAAATACAGGCAATATCATACGCCTGTGTGCCAATAGTGGCAGCAAATTACATCTGATTCACCCCCTGGGCTTCGATCTGGATGATAAAAGGCTGCGACGGGCAGGGCTCGATTACCGGGAGTGGGCCGATGTCGGGGAGTATGAGACCATCGAGGCGTTTATGGAAAGGATAGCGCCGAAAAATCTCTATGCCTGCACCACCAAGGCGCAGCGCTGCTATGCGGATGTGGCATTTTTGCCCGGTGATGCGCTGTTGTTCGGTCCGGAGAGTCGGGGTCTGCCGGCGAATGTGCTGGGCGGATTGGAACCGACTCAACGTATCCGCATTCCCATGTTACCGCACAGTCGTAGCTTGAATCTCTCCAACGCGGTCTCGTTGATTCTCTATGAGGCCTGGCGTCAAGCGGGCTTCGAGGGTGGAGTTTGA
- the secB gene encoding protein-export chaperone SecB — protein MTDAKQDEQNREFALQRIYTKDISFETPNTPAVFQQEWKPETGVNLNTEVNKLTDTAYEVTLSVTVTTKVGDNTAYLVEVKQAGIFSITGFPDQEMGPLLGAYCPNQLFPFVREAISDIVMKGSFPQLVLQPVNFDMLYAQHQQELAKKAQAQAESEAQH, from the coding sequence ATGACAGATGCCAAACAAGACGAACAGAATCGAGAATTCGCCCTGCAGCGAATCTATACCAAGGATATCTCATTCGAAACACCAAACACTCCGGCGGTTTTCCAGCAAGAGTGGAAACCGGAGACCGGCGTAAACCTCAACACTGAGGTAAACAAGCTCACTGACACCGCGTATGAAGTGACGCTCTCCGTCACGGTGACCACTAAGGTGGGGGACAACACGGCCTACCTGGTAGAGGTCAAACAGGCGGGGATCTTCAGCATCACAGGCTTTCCCGATCAGGAGATGGGCCCGCTGCTTGGCGCCTACTGCCCGAATCAGCTCTTCCCCTTTGTGCGCGAGGCCATCTCCGACATTGTCATGAAGGGAAGTTTCCCGCAGTTGGTGCTGCAACCGGTCAATTTCGATATGTTGTATGCACAGCATCAACAGGAGTTGGCGAAAAAGGCGCAGGCCCAGGCCGAGAGCGAAGCCCAGCACTAA
- a CDS encoding helix-turn-helix transcriptional regulator: MENLFATDEDVDRASRSLKAMSHPLRLKILCTLGGQEVSVQDIVEQVGTSQSNISQHLAILRDKGILASRKDANRVYYRVSDFRTLKLIGMMREVFCTHS; encoded by the coding sequence ATGGAAAATCTATTTGCCACCGATGAAGACGTCGACCGTGCTTCGCGCTCACTCAAGGCCATGTCCCATCCGTTGCGCCTGAAAATACTTTGTACCCTGGGCGGCCAGGAGGTGAGCGTACAGGATATTGTGGAGCAGGTAGGCACTTCACAGAGCAATATCTCTCAGCATCTTGCCATACTACGGGACAAGGGCATCCTCGCATCCCGAAAAGACGCCAATCGCGTCTATTACCGGGTCAGCGACTTCCGAACCCTTAAACTGATCGGGATGATGCGCGAGGTCTTCTGTACACACAGCTGA
- a CDS encoding divergent polysaccharide deacetylase family protein translates to MHRLVLLICWIGLLATTTAGMADEGNTTSPSPVRIALIIDDLGNQKDAGERALALPGAVTYSFLPQTPFAWQLASKAHASNKEIMLHQPMESDNGNPLGSGALTLAMSRERFIHTLQRNIASVPYVAGVNNHMGSLLTRDPTAMRWLMSELRASGLYFIDSRTTDATVAERVAGKNLIAASRRHVFLDNTPEEVEIRRQLDKLLLKARSQGHAIGIAHPYPQTLAVLQEELPKLKLQGIELVPVSELINTGRPLWHAYSSPSPKDAKNSKQSPSQIY, encoded by the coding sequence ATGCATCGCCTCGTGTTACTGATTTGCTGGATAGGCCTGCTTGCCACCACGACTGCCGGTATGGCGGATGAGGGCAATACCACATCACCGAGCCCGGTGAGGATAGCCCTGATCATCGACGACCTGGGAAACCAGAAGGATGCGGGGGAACGCGCGTTGGCCCTGCCGGGGGCAGTGACCTACTCCTTTCTGCCGCAAACCCCTTTTGCCTGGCAGCTGGCGAGCAAGGCGCACGCCTCGAATAAAGAGATCATGCTGCACCAGCCCATGGAATCGGACAACGGCAATCCCCTGGGCAGTGGGGCACTGACCCTGGCTATGTCGAGGGAGCGATTCATCCATACTCTGCAACGCAATATTGCGTCCGTTCCCTATGTCGCAGGGGTCAACAACCATATGGGAAGCCTGTTGACCAGGGATCCCACGGCCATGCGCTGGCTGATGAGTGAGTTGCGCGCCAGCGGGCTCTATTTCATCGATAGTCGAACCACCGATGCCACAGTCGCTGAACGGGTTGCCGGTAAAAATCTGATTGCCGCTTCCCGGCGGCACGTGTTTCTCGACAATACACCGGAAGAGGTCGAAATCAGGCGTCAGTTGGATAAATTATTGTTGAAGGCGCGTTCTCAGGGTCATGCGATCGGTATTGCCCATCCCTACCCTCAAACCCTGGCCGTGCTCCAGGAGGAGTTGCCTAAACTAAAACTACAGGGCATTGAGCTGGTACCCGTCTCTGAACTGATCAATACCGGGAGGCCACTATGGCACGCGTACTCGTCCCCCTCGCCGAAGGATGCGAAGAACTCGAAGCAATCACCATCACAGATCTACTGA
- a CDS encoding HDOD domain-containing protein, which yields MSEIVVHPTPEILKRFHPLDQLNDIQLELLGRSIQIHSAGRGLKILEQGDITPFSLYLIKGKLRLLSTDGRVTEILDDSPQAQSPIANLIPRRYTVEAMSPTDYLVIENSLLEGLLNDDEGFTATELGSDSQIVDPILAESRMTQVLLDDLNTNRLVLPSLPDVAVRVGRAMRDETTNARKLANIVQTDPAITTKLVRAANSPLYAGVTPVDSCAAAIVRLGADTTHKLVLTFALRELFNTHSSVLKEQMRRLWEHSVKVSAICYVLAKFSGRFNAEHALLAGLLHDIGNVAILSYAENYTEVANDNEKLAQVMHDLRGRIGSEILRSWGFIDDLILVTEEAENWFREHEGEGDYADLVIVSQLHTYIGSDEMKHLPTLDQVPAVKRLNLGELTPKLSLKILDKAEEKIARAKQMLTA from the coding sequence ATGAGTGAGATTGTCGTACACCCCACACCGGAAATCCTGAAAAGGTTTCATCCCCTGGATCAACTCAACGACATTCAACTTGAGCTGCTTGGTCGTTCCATACAGATTCATTCAGCCGGGCGGGGACTTAAGATCCTTGAGCAGGGAGATATCACGCCATTCAGCCTCTACCTCATCAAAGGCAAGTTACGGCTTCTCTCCACTGACGGCCGGGTCACTGAAATCCTCGATGACTCCCCGCAGGCACAAAGCCCCATCGCCAATTTGATTCCCAGACGCTACACCGTAGAGGCGATGTCCCCAACGGACTACCTGGTGATCGAAAACAGTCTGCTTGAGGGGCTTTTGAATGACGATGAAGGGTTTACCGCGACCGAGTTAGGCAGCGATAGCCAAATCGTGGATCCGATACTTGCCGAAAGCAGGATGACACAGGTCCTGCTCGATGACCTCAATACCAACCGACTGGTGTTGCCGAGTCTGCCCGATGTGGCGGTACGTGTTGGCCGGGCTATGCGGGACGAAACAACCAATGCGAGAAAACTGGCCAATATCGTCCAGACCGATCCGGCGATTACAACCAAGCTCGTGCGTGCCGCAAACAGTCCTCTCTATGCCGGGGTGACGCCGGTCGACTCCTGTGCCGCCGCGATTGTCCGACTGGGCGCCGACACGACCCATAAACTGGTCCTGACTTTCGCCTTGAGAGAGTTGTTCAATACACATTCGAGTGTCCTGAAAGAGCAGATGCGCAGGTTATGGGAGCATAGCGTCAAGGTGAGCGCTATCTGTTATGTCCTTGCCAAATTCTCCGGTCGCTTCAACGCCGAGCATGCCCTGCTAGCCGGACTACTGCATGATATCGGCAACGTGGCAATACTCAGCTACGCGGAAAACTATACTGAAGTCGCCAACGACAATGAAAAGCTGGCGCAGGTGATGCACGATTTGCGTGGCCGCATCGGTAGTGAGATTCTGCGTAGCTGGGGCTTCATCGACGACCTGATACTGGTTACGGAAGAGGCGGAAAACTGGTTCCGGGAGCATGAAGGGGAGGGGGATTATGCTGACCTGGTAATCGTTTCCCAACTGCATACCTATATCGGCAGTGATGAGATGAAGCATCTGCCGACCCTTGATCAGGTCCCTGCTGTAAAACGGCTCAACCTGGGTGAGTTGACACCAAAACTCAGCCTGAAGATCCTGGACAAGGCAGAAGAAAAGATTGCCCGCGCCAAACAGATGTTGACGGCCTGA